In [Clostridium] cellulosi, one genomic interval encodes:
- the plsX gene encoding Phosphate acyltransferase (High confidence in function and specificity), which yields MKILVDGFGGDNSPDEVIKGCRLAADEYGVNIALVGNKQKLEEAAGKLGVSLSGITIIHADGFITMEDSPRDVLKKKADSSMAVGLKALADGQGDAFVSAGNTGALVMGTNFIVRSIEGVKRMALAPILPSEKGCFMLLDGGANLECRPDMLLQFGLMGSIYMNKILHLDAPRVGLVNVGTEPTKGTQLQHDTYELLQKADCNFIGNIECRDLPLGVCDVAVADGFTGNVILKLTEGVGLTFVNNLKALLTRNLLSKLAALAVKPGLLEFKKKIDYTEYGGAPLMGASRPVIKAHGSSNAKAFKNAVRQAIAFVSEGVVDTIKDSMQAYVG from the coding sequence ATGAAGATATTAGTGGATGGTTTTGGAGGGGACAATTCTCCTGATGAAGTCATTAAAGGCTGCAGGTTGGCGGCGGATGAATACGGCGTTAATATAGCTCTGGTCGGCAATAAGCAAAAGCTCGAGGAAGCGGCCGGAAAACTCGGCGTGTCGCTTTCAGGGATAACAATAATCCATGCCGATGGGTTTATAACTATGGAAGATTCCCCGAGGGACGTATTAAAAAAGAAAGCTGACAGTTCAATGGCGGTCGGCCTAAAGGCCCTCGCGGACGGGCAGGGCGATGCTTTTGTCTCGGCAGGAAACACCGGAGCGCTCGTTATGGGCACCAACTTCATCGTGAGGAGCATAGAGGGCGTTAAACGGATGGCCCTCGCGCCTATTCTCCCGTCGGAAAAGGGCTGTTTCATGCTGCTTGACGGCGGTGCCAACCTCGAATGCCGTCCCGATATGCTCTTGCAGTTCGGGCTGATGGGCTCGATTTATATGAACAAGATTTTGCATCTGGATGCGCCGCGGGTCGGACTGGTCAATGTAGGCACAGAGCCGACAAAAGGCACACAGTTGCAGCACGATACTTATGAGCTTCTTCAGAAGGCTGACTGCAATTTTATCGGCAACATTGAGTGCAGGGACCTGCCCTTGGGTGTCTGCGACGTGGCGGTTGCCGACGGCTTTACCGGCAATGTTATATTAAAGCTGACCGAAGGAGTAGGCCTTACCTTTGTCAATAACCTTAAAGCGCTGCTGACCCGAAACCTCTTGTCAAAACTCGCTGCGTTAGCAGTAAAGCCGGGGCTTTTGGAGTTTAAGAAAAAGATAGATTATACTGAATACGGCGGCGCGCCGCTTATGGGTGCTTCGAGGCCTGTTATAAAGGCCCACGGAAGTTCAAACGCTAAGGCGTTTAAAAACGCAGTGCGTCAGGCTATCGCTTTCGTATCCGAAGGCGTTGTTGATACAATAAAGGACAGCATGCAGGCATATGTCGGATAA
- the rnc gene encoding Ribonuclease 3 (High confidence in function and specificity), translating to MDISEFEKTIGYSFKNKQLLITALTHSSYANEAKGKHYENNERLEFLGDAVLGIITAEYLFMHNADIPEGELTRLRAMMVCEKSLYKFALQINLGKYLRLGHGEENTGGRQRPSILADAFEAVTAAIYIDGGLEAAKRHITHFADQFFSSHMSPRLKDYKTTLQEIVQKNHGEQLKYVLIEERGPDHNKEFVVEVHLNSNVIGTGRGGSKKEAEQMAAKEALALMGQ from the coding sequence ATGGATATCTCAGAATTTGAAAAAACAATTGGGTATAGTTTTAAGAACAAACAGCTTTTGATTACAGCCCTTACCCATTCCTCTTATGCGAACGAGGCAAAGGGGAAACATTATGAGAACAACGAGAGGCTTGAGTTTTTAGGCGACGCGGTTCTCGGCATTATTACGGCAGAATACCTTTTCATGCATAACGCCGATATTCCGGAAGGTGAACTGACAAGGCTCCGCGCCATGATGGTGTGTGAAAAATCGCTGTATAAGTTTGCTCTCCAGATAAACCTCGGCAAGTACTTAAGGCTTGGGCACGGCGAAGAAAATACGGGAGGGCGGCAGCGCCCCTCAATTCTCGCAGACGCGTTTGAAGCGGTTACTGCCGCCATCTATATTGACGGAGGGCTTGAGGCTGCAAAACGCCATATCACGCATTTTGCTGACCAGTTCTTTTCCTCACATATGAGCCCGAGGCTCAAGGATTATAAGACTACTCTGCAAGAGATTGTTCAGAAAAATCATGGCGAGCAGCTTAAATATGTACTTATTGAAGAAAGAGGCCCAGACCACAACAAGGAGTTTGTCGTAGAGGTTCACCTCAACAGCAATGTAATCGGCACCGGACGCGGAGGTAGCAAAAAGGAAGCCGAGCAGATGGCCGCCAAGGAAGCTCTGGCTTTGATGGGACAATGA
- a CDS encoding hypothetical protein (High confidence in function and specificity): MKKANVAIFVPNLGCPHKCSFCDQTKIAGQESAPTPDEVKRTAETALSRLGPKAKDSEIAFFGGSFTAVEHNYMVSLLEAAQPYIGENGFKGIRISTRPDAIDANMLITLRRYGVTAIELGAQSMDDRVLELNYRGHKKRDVEQASKLISAYGFELGLQMMTGLYGSTRETDLKTAREIADLNPKTVRIYPTIVLKNTLLARYLDEGKYNPPSLTDTVALCAELLLFFHERNISVIRLGLHAGPGIEKNYKAGPWHPAFRELCESVIYKEKAEAALKKLGVKEGGSAVLYVSPSAVSKLVGQHRQNLTSLENAFKVRLTVRERDLPEFVVNAEKFSK; this comes from the coding sequence ATGAAGAAAGCAAATGTAGCGATTTTTGTGCCGAACCTCGGCTGCCCGCATAAATGTTCGTTCTGTGACCAGACGAAAATAGCGGGGCAGGAATCGGCTCCGACGCCGGATGAAGTGAAAAGGACGGCGGAGACTGCATTGTCACGGCTTGGCCCAAAGGCAAAGGATTCAGAAATTGCCTTTTTTGGCGGCAGCTTTACGGCAGTCGAACATAACTACATGGTGTCCCTGCTTGAGGCGGCGCAGCCGTATATAGGAGAGAACGGCTTCAAGGGAATACGCATATCCACGCGGCCTGATGCCATTGACGCGAATATGCTTATTACCCTGAGGCGATACGGCGTGACGGCGATAGAACTCGGCGCCCAGAGTATGGACGACAGGGTGCTGGAGCTCAATTACCGCGGTCACAAAAAGCGGGATGTTGAACAGGCCTCAAAGCTCATTTCAGCTTATGGCTTTGAACTTGGGCTCCAGATGATGACGGGCCTTTACGGCTCAACGCGCGAAACCGACCTTAAAACTGCCCGAGAAATAGCGGATTTAAACCCCAAAACTGTACGCATTTATCCGACAATAGTCCTAAAAAATACACTTTTAGCGCGTTATCTCGACGAGGGTAAATACAACCCGCCCTCGCTGACGGACACTGTTGCGCTCTGCGCAGAACTGCTCTTATTTTTCCATGAGAGAAATATTTCAGTAATACGGCTGGGGCTGCATGCCGGGCCGGGCATCGAGAAAAATTACAAGGCAGGCCCGTGGCACCCGGCTTTCCGTGAGCTGTGCGAGAGCGTTATATATAAAGAAAAGGCGGAGGCAGCGCTGAAAAAACTCGGCGTCAAAGAAGGCGGCAGTGCTGTCCTTTATGTATCTCCGTCCGCCGTATCAAAGCTTGTCGGACAACACCGCCAGAATCTGACAAGCCTTGAAAACGCTTTTAAGGTGAGGTTAACTGTACGCGAACGCGATTTGCCTGAGTTTGTGGTAAATGCGGAAAAGTTTTCTAAGTAA